A stretch of the Calderihabitans maritimus genome encodes the following:
- a CDS encoding response regulator — translation MEVIKVLIADDHSLIREGLRKILLLEPRIVICGEASDGQEAVELTRRYRPDIVLMDINMPNVNGLEATRLIKREFPSTKVIVLTIHDDEEYVTELFKAGASGYVLKDIDAHDLIKVVLEVAEGKPALHPSLTPKVIHGLQQLAKEKEMVQSPPLTKREVEILKLIAQGFSNREIGEKLFISEKTVKNHITNIFRKIKVEDRTQAALYAVKHKLVEL, via the coding sequence ATGGAGGTTATAAAGGTTCTGATTGCTGATGACCACTCTTTAATCCGGGAAGGGTTGCGAAAAATACTACTGCTGGAGCCAAGGATAGTTATTTGTGGAGAAGCAAGCGACGGGCAGGAAGCCGTGGAATTAACTCGAAGATATCGGCCTGATATTGTACTAATGGATATCAATATGCCTAATGTAAATGGATTGGAGGCTACTCGCCTTATAAAACGAGAATTTCCGTCCACCAAAGTGATAGTTTTAACCATACACGACGATGAAGAATACGTCACTGAACTTTTTAAAGCGGGGGCCAGCGGGTATGTTCTTAAAGATATCGATGCGCACGATCTTATAAAGGTAGTTCTAGAAGTAGCAGAGGGTAAACCAGCTTTGCATCCTTCTCTCACTCCTAAAGTCATTCATGGATTACAGCAATTGGCCAAAGAAAAAGAGATGGTTCAGAGCCCACCCTTGACCAAGCGGGAAGTGGAGATTCTTAAATTGATTGCTCAGGGATTTTCCAATCGGGAGATCGGGGAGAAGTTGTTCATCAGCGAAAAAACCGTCAAAAATCATATTACTAATATTTTTCGAAAGATTAAGGTAGAGGATCGAACTCAGGCTGCCCTTTATGCGGTTAAGCATAAACTGGTTGAGTTATAG